In one Microbacterium invictum genomic region, the following are encoded:
- the galT gene encoding galactose-1-phosphate uridylyltransferase, which yields MQEFGTPGAPSTTPDVEILTGGVAKCTTRLADGRELIYFDDPGTDLGPERSVDTRALDPRPETATMRLDVLTGDWISVAASRQNRAFLPPAELDPLAPQTPANPSEIPSRYDVAVFENRSPSFGPALRTAHGDAPAAADPPQGLDDLGELSLGRTRTSVGRCEVVCFSPAHEGSFGTQTPTRARTVIEAWADRTAALSALPGIEQVFPFENRGEAIGVTLAHPHGQIYAYPYVTPRTQALLRSIEKTGPDLFARILDRERASTRVILSGEHWTAFVPFAARWPIEVHLLPHRHVADFADTTAAERDELAPLYLRLLRGIDALYDSPTPYIAAWHQAPVHVARDSARLHLQLTSPRRAADKLKFLAGSEAAMGAWIGDIPPESAAERLREAVASVPEVTA from the coding sequence ATGCAGGAGTTCGGCACCCCCGGAGCCCCGTCAACAACCCCCGACGTCGAGATCCTCACCGGCGGGGTCGCCAAATGCACGACCCGCCTGGCCGACGGGCGGGAGTTGATCTACTTCGACGATCCCGGCACGGACCTCGGGCCGGAGCGGTCGGTCGACACGCGCGCCCTGGACCCGCGCCCCGAGACGGCGACCATGCGGCTCGACGTCCTGACGGGCGATTGGATCTCGGTCGCGGCCTCGCGCCAGAACCGAGCCTTCCTGCCGCCGGCCGAGCTCGATCCGCTCGCGCCCCAGACGCCGGCCAATCCGTCCGAGATCCCCTCCCGATACGACGTCGCCGTCTTCGAGAACCGGTCGCCGTCGTTCGGGCCGGCGCTGCGCACGGCGCACGGCGACGCTCCGGCCGCCGCCGACCCGCCGCAGGGCCTCGACGATCTCGGCGAGCTCTCTCTCGGCCGCACCCGCACCTCGGTCGGACGCTGCGAAGTCGTCTGCTTCAGCCCCGCGCACGAGGGCTCGTTCGGCACGCAGACCCCCACCCGTGCGCGGACGGTCATCGAGGCGTGGGCCGATCGCACGGCCGCTCTCTCGGCCCTTCCCGGAATCGAGCAGGTCTTCCCGTTCGAGAACCGCGGCGAGGCCATCGGCGTCACGCTCGCCCACCCGCACGGGCAGATCTACGCCTACCCCTACGTCACCCCGCGCACGCAGGCGCTGCTGCGCTCGATCGAGAAGACCGGACCCGACCTGTTCGCGCGCATCCTCGACCGCGAGCGCGCGTCCACGCGCGTGATCCTCAGCGGCGAGCACTGGACGGCCTTCGTGCCGTTCGCGGCGCGCTGGCCGATCGAGGTGCACCTCCTCCCCCACCGCCACGTCGCCGATTTCGCCGATACGACAGCGGCCGAGCGCGACGAGCTCGCCCCGCTGTACCTCCGCCTCCTCCGCGGCATCGACGCCCTGTACGACTCGCCCACCCCCTACATCGCCGCCTGGCATCAAGCCCCCGTCCACGTCGCGCGCGACAGTGCGCGCCTGCACCTCCAGCTGACCTCGCCGCGGCGCGCGGCCGACAAGCTGAAGTTCCTCGCCGGTTCCGAGGCGGCGATGGGGGCCTGGATCGGCGACATCCCGCCCGAGTCCGCCGCCGAGCGCCTGCGCGAGGCCGTAGCATCCGTTCCCGAGGTGACCGCGTGA